From the Malaclemys terrapin pileata isolate rMalTer1 chromosome 13, rMalTer1.hap1, whole genome shotgun sequence genome, one window contains:
- the LOC128847774 gene encoding uncharacterized protein LOC128847774 isoform X2, whose translation MGSLQKTAVCVLFLFFSSASHSKLAPFTCSDVKTEYNETAAISCFGKNKITNMVVKRCENCNEQNSCSESFINTWTGKDSSEKGRIQLVLQHSVSELHIQEVKATDQGGYKWHIYSDAGEDDGCITLEITVPEIEPILTRNGRKLACLSPIGHRERQIHWFDGHGTNLTGRASLVSEEAEGGLTSLTSTLHEKPNLTASEYCCTVLYDVHTKRNKTKCIRAHKAVADYLHFTSTPDQEIPKTMKEHIPIILVLIVLVLCCFAAVLYYRHRQRAMARGSFADLLRTLLPILRQHEKAEEKSLNQECDV comes from the exons ATGGGCTCCCTCCAGAAAACAGCTGTCTGCGTCCTGTTCCTGTTTTTCTCAAGTGCCTCCCACAGCA AACTTGCACCCTTCACTTGCAGTGATGTCAAGACAGAATATAACGAAACGGCAGCAATTTCATGTTTTGGCAAAAATAAGATTACAAACATGGTAGTTAAGCGCTGTGAAAACTGTAATGAACAGAACTCGTGCTCAGAAAGTTTTATTAACACGTGGACAGGAAAGGATTCCAGTGAAAAGGGAAGAATTCAGTTGGTGCTACAACACAGCGTTTCTGAATTGCACATACAGGAAGTAAAAGCAACTGATCAAGGAGGTTATAAATGGCATATTTATTCTGATGCTGGGGAAGACGATGGATGTATAACCCTTGAGATTACAG TTCCAGAAATTGAGCCTATCCTAACCAGAAACGGAAGAAAGCTCGCCTGTCTGTCACCTATAGGGCATCGAGAAAGGCAGATCCATTGGTTCGATGGCCACGGGACTAACCTGACGGGCAGAGCAAGCCTGGTATCTGAGGAAGCAGAAGGTGGTTTAACCAGCCTTACCAGCACTCTCCATGAGAAACCCAACTTAACTGCCTCCGAGTATTGCTGCACTGTGCTGTATGATGTGCACACCAAGAGAAACAAAACCAAGTGCATTCGTGCCCACAAAGCAGTCGCCGATTACCTTCATTTTACTTCAACCCCAG atcaggAAATTCCGAAGACCATGAAAGAGCACATTCCCATCATTCTAGTGCTCATCGTTCTGGTTCTCTGCTGTTTTGCAGCTGTTCTATACTACAGGCACCGCCAGCGAG CAATGGCCAGAGGGAGTTTTGCAGACCTATTAAGGACCCTCCTTCCAATTTTGAGACAAC AtgaaaaagcagaagaaaaatcaCTTAACCAAGAATGTGACGTGTGA
- the LOC128847774 gene encoding uncharacterized protein LOC128847774 isoform X1 produces the protein MGSLELKKIWTVPRRIIPNTGYLQHLSPQELRHLRRLMGSLQKTAVCVLFLFFSSASHSKLAPFTCSDVKTEYNETAAISCFGKNKITNMVVKRCENCNEQNSCSESFINTWTGKDSSEKGRIQLVLQHSVSELHIQEVKATDQGGYKWHIYSDAGEDDGCITLEITVPEIEPILTRNGRKLACLSPIGHRERQIHWFDGHGTNLTGRASLVSEEAEGGLTSLTSTLHEKPNLTASEYCCTVLYDVHTKRNKTKCIRAHKAVADYLHFTSTPDQEIPKTMKEHIPIILVLIVLVLCCFAAVLYYRHRQRAMARGSFADLLRTLLPILRQHEKAEEKSLNQECDV, from the exons ATGGGTAGtctagagttaaaaaaaatatggacTGTACCCAGACG AATAATACCAAACACTGGATATCTGCAGCATCTTTCACCTCAGGAGCTCAGACATCTGAGACGCCTGATGGGCTCCCTCCAGAAAACAGCTGTCTGCGTCCTGTTCCTGTTTTTCTCAAGTGCCTCCCACAGCA AACTTGCACCCTTCACTTGCAGTGATGTCAAGACAGAATATAACGAAACGGCAGCAATTTCATGTTTTGGCAAAAATAAGATTACAAACATGGTAGTTAAGCGCTGTGAAAACTGTAATGAACAGAACTCGTGCTCAGAAAGTTTTATTAACACGTGGACAGGAAAGGATTCCAGTGAAAAGGGAAGAATTCAGTTGGTGCTACAACACAGCGTTTCTGAATTGCACATACAGGAAGTAAAAGCAACTGATCAAGGAGGTTATAAATGGCATATTTATTCTGATGCTGGGGAAGACGATGGATGTATAACCCTTGAGATTACAG TTCCAGAAATTGAGCCTATCCTAACCAGAAACGGAAGAAAGCTCGCCTGTCTGTCACCTATAGGGCATCGAGAAAGGCAGATCCATTGGTTCGATGGCCACGGGACTAACCTGACGGGCAGAGCAAGCCTGGTATCTGAGGAAGCAGAAGGTGGTTTAACCAGCCTTACCAGCACTCTCCATGAGAAACCCAACTTAACTGCCTCCGAGTATTGCTGCACTGTGCTGTATGATGTGCACACCAAGAGAAACAAAACCAAGTGCATTCGTGCCCACAAAGCAGTCGCCGATTACCTTCATTTTACTTCAACCCCAG atcaggAAATTCCGAAGACCATGAAAGAGCACATTCCCATCATTCTAGTGCTCATCGTTCTGGTTCTCTGCTGTTTTGCAGCTGTTCTATACTACAGGCACCGCCAGCGAG CAATGGCCAGAGGGAGTTTTGCAGACCTATTAAGGACCCTCCTTCCAATTTTGAGACAAC AtgaaaaagcagaagaaaaatcaCTTAACCAAGAATGTGACGTGTGA
- the LOC128847774 gene encoding uncharacterized protein LOC128847774 isoform X3 codes for MGSLELKKIWTVPRRIIPNTGYLQHLSPQELRHLRRLMGSLQKTAVCVLFLFFSSASHSKLAPFTCSDVKTEYNETAAISCFGKNKITNMVVKRCENCNEQNSCSESFINTWTGKDSSEKGRIQLVLQHSVSELHIQEVKATDQGGYKWHIYSDAGEDDGCITLEITVPEIEPILTRNGRKLACLSPIGHRERQIHWFDGHGTNLTGRASLVSEEAEGGLTSLTSTLHEKPNLTASEYCCTVLYDVHTKRNKTKCIRAHKAVADYLHFTSTPAMARGSFADLLRTLLPILRQHEKAEEKSLNQECDV; via the exons ATGGGTAGtctagagttaaaaaaaatatggacTGTACCCAGACG AATAATACCAAACACTGGATATCTGCAGCATCTTTCACCTCAGGAGCTCAGACATCTGAGACGCCTGATGGGCTCCCTCCAGAAAACAGCTGTCTGCGTCCTGTTCCTGTTTTTCTCAAGTGCCTCCCACAGCA AACTTGCACCCTTCACTTGCAGTGATGTCAAGACAGAATATAACGAAACGGCAGCAATTTCATGTTTTGGCAAAAATAAGATTACAAACATGGTAGTTAAGCGCTGTGAAAACTGTAATGAACAGAACTCGTGCTCAGAAAGTTTTATTAACACGTGGACAGGAAAGGATTCCAGTGAAAAGGGAAGAATTCAGTTGGTGCTACAACACAGCGTTTCTGAATTGCACATACAGGAAGTAAAAGCAACTGATCAAGGAGGTTATAAATGGCATATTTATTCTGATGCTGGGGAAGACGATGGATGTATAACCCTTGAGATTACAG TTCCAGAAATTGAGCCTATCCTAACCAGAAACGGAAGAAAGCTCGCCTGTCTGTCACCTATAGGGCATCGAGAAAGGCAGATCCATTGGTTCGATGGCCACGGGACTAACCTGACGGGCAGAGCAAGCCTGGTATCTGAGGAAGCAGAAGGTGGTTTAACCAGCCTTACCAGCACTCTCCATGAGAAACCCAACTTAACTGCCTCCGAGTATTGCTGCACTGTGCTGTATGATGTGCACACCAAGAGAAACAAAACCAAGTGCATTCGTGCCCACAAAGCAGTCGCCGATTACCTTCATTTTACTTCAACCCCAG CAATGGCCAGAGGGAGTTTTGCAGACCTATTAAGGACCCTCCTTCCAATTTTGAGACAAC AtgaaaaagcagaagaaaaatcaCTTAACCAAGAATGTGACGTGTGA
- the LOC128847775 gene encoding CD276 antigen-like, protein MGSLQKTAVCLLFLSVSSSASNSKFASFICSDVKTEYDKTAAISCIGNTKITNVVVKRCESCNEQNSCLETIINTWNGNYSSENGRIRLVLQHNVSEVQIQEVKATDQGGYKWYLYSENGEGNRCTNLEVTAPEIEPDFTRNGRKLACLSSIGHPQRQIHWFDGHGTNLTGSASLVSEEAEGGLTSLTSTLHEKPTLTASEYCCTVLYDVHTKRSKTKCIRAHKAVTDYLHFTSTPDQEILKTMEAQEIPKTMEEHIPIILVLIVLVLCCFAAVLYYRHRQRAMARGSFADLLRTLLPILRQHENVEEKSLNQEV, encoded by the exons ATGGGCTCCCTGCAGAAAACAGCCGTCTGCCTCCTGTTCCTGTCCGTTTCCTCAAGTGCCTCCAACAGCA AATTTGCAAGCTTCATCTGCAGTGATGTCAAGACTGAATATGACAAAACAGCAGCAATTTCATGCATTGGCAACACAAAGATTACAAACGTGGTAGTTAAGCGCTGTGAAAGTTGTAATGAACAGAACTCATGCTTAGAAACTATTATTAACACGTGGAATGGAAATTATTCCAGTGAAAACGGAAGAATTCGGTTGGTGCTACAGCACAACGTTTCTGAAGTGCAAATACAGGAAGTAAAAGCAACTGATCAAGGAGGTTATAAATGGTATCTTTATTCTGAAAATGGGGAAGGCAATAGATGTACCAACCTTGAGGTTACAG CTCCTGAAATTGAGCCTGACTTCACTAGGAATGGAAGAAAGCTCGCCTGTCTGTCATCTATAGGGCATCCACAAAGGCAGATCCATTGGTTTGATGGCCACGGGACTAACCTGACAGGCAGTGCAAGCCTGGTATCTGAGGAAGCAGAAGGTGGCTTAACCAGCCTTACCAGCACTCTCCATGAGAAACCCACCTTAACTGCCTCCGAGTATTGCTGCACTGTGCTGTATGATGTGCACACCAAGAGAAGCAAAACCAAGTGCATTCGTGCCCACAAAGCAGTCACTGATTACCTTCATTTTACTTCAACCCCAG atcaggAAATTCTGAAGACCATGGAAGCTCAGGAAATTCCAAAGACCATGGAAGAGCACATTCCCATCATTCTAGTGCTCATTGTTCTGGTTCTCTGCTGTTTTGCAGCTGTTCTATACTACAGGCACCGCCAGCGAG CAATGGCCAGAGGGAGTTTTGCAGACCTATTAAGGACCCTCCTTCCAATTTTGAGACAAC ATGAAAACGTAGAAGAAAAATCACTTAACCAAGAAGTGTGA